A section of the Humulus lupulus chromosome 2, drHumLupu1.1, whole genome shotgun sequence genome encodes:
- the LOC133817684 gene encoding vacuolar sorting protein 18, translating to MDPGRQVFTVDLLERYAAKGRGVITCMAAGNDVIVLGTSKGWVIRHDFGVGDSYDIDLSAGRPGDQSIHRVFVDPGGSHCIATVVGSGGADTFYTHAKWSKPRLLSKLKGIVVNAVAWNRQQITEASTKEVILGTDNGQLYEIAVDEKDKKEKYIKFLFEMVELPEAYTGLQMETTSIPSGTRYYIMAVTPTRLYSFTGLGSLETVFAGYLDRAVHFMALPGDIPYSELHFYIKQRRAVHFAWLSGAGIYHGDLNFGAQHSSSNGDENFVENKALFINSKLSDGAEAVKPISMALSEFHFLLLVGNKVKVVNRISEQIIEELQFDQTSESVSRGVIGLCSDATAGLFYAYDQNSIFQVSVNDEGRDMWKVYLDMKEYAAALANCRDPLQRDQVYLVQAEAAFASKDYLRAASFYAKINYVLSFEEITLKFITVSEQDALRTFLLRKIDNLAKGDKCQITMISTWATELYLDKINRLLLEDDTALDNHSSEYRSIIKEFCAFLSDCKDVLDEATTMKLLESYGRVEELVFFASLKEQYEIVIHHYIQQGEAKKALEVLQKPSVSLDLQYKFAPDLIMLDAYETVESWMTTNKLNPRKLIPAMMRYSSEPHAKNETHEVIKYLEYCVHRLHNEDPGVHNLLLTLYAKQEDDSALLRFLQCKFGKGRENGPDFFYDPKYALRLCLKEKRMRACVHIYSMMSMHEEAVALALQVDPELAMAEADKVEDDEDLRKKLWLMVAKHVIEQEKGAKRDNIRKAIAFLKETDGLLKIEDILPFFPDFALIDDFKEAICSSLEDYNKQIELLKEEMNDATHGADNIRNDISALAQRYAVIECEEECGVCKRKILTAGRDYQTRGYTSVGPMPPFYVFPCGHAFHAQCLIAHVTRCTNETQAEYILDLQKQITLLGGETRRDSNGSLTEESISSMTPVDKLRLQLDDAIASECPFCGELMIREISLPFILPEEAYQITSWEIKPHNLTNLRSLSLPL from the exons ATGGATCCAGGGAGGCAGGTCTTCACGGTTGATCTTCTAGAAAGGTATGCGGCGAAGGGGCGTGGAGTAATCACATGTATGGCTGCTGGAAACGACGTCATTGTATTGGGAACTAGCAAGGGATGGGTCATCCGCCATGATTTTGGGGTCGGCGATTCGTATG ATATTGATCTTTCTGCGGGTCGTCCGGGTGATCAGTCCATCCATAGAGTTTTTGTTGATCctggtgggagccattgtattgCCACAGTTGTTGGTAGTGGGGGTGCAGATACCTTTTATACTCATGCAAAATGGAGTAAGCCCCGTCTCTTAAGCAAATTAAAAGGGATTGTTGTGAATGCTGTAGCCTGGAATAGACAGCAGATCACAGAAG cTTCTACAAAGGAAGTAATTCTCGGTACAGACAATGGACAACTTTATGAGATTGCAGTGGATGAGAAGGATAAAAAGGAGAAGTATATAAAGTTTTTGTTTGAAATGGTAGAACTTCCTGAAGCCTACACGGGTCTGCAG ATGGAAACTACTAGCATACCGAGTGGAACTAGATACTATATCATGGCTGTCACTCCCACAAGACTTTATTCTTTTACTGGTTTGGGATCATTGGAG ACTGTTTTCGCTGGTTATTTGGATCGAGCTGTGCATTTCATGGCACTTCCTGGCGATATTCCATACAG TGAGTTGCATTTCTATATTAAGCAAAGAAGAGCTGTACATTTTGCATGGCTTTCTGGTGCTGGTATTTATCATGGTGATCTTAACTTCGGAGCGCAACACAG TTCTTCAAATGGAGATGAAAACTTTGTAGAAAATAAGGCTCTTttcataaattcaaaattatcTGATGGTGCTGAAGCAGTGAAACCCATTTCAATGGCTCTGTCTGAATTTCATTTCTTGCTTCTTGTGGGAAACAAGGTTAAG GTTGTAAACAGAATTAGTGAGCAAATTATAGAGGAACTTCAGTTTGATCAAACATCAGAATCAGTTTCAAGGGGTGTCATTGGGCTGTGCAGCGATGCCACTGCTGGACTGTTTTATGCGTATGACCAAAACTCTATTTTTCAG GTGTCGGTCAATGATGAAGGTCGAGATATGTGGAAGGTCTATCTTGACATGAAGGAGTATGCTGCAGCATTAGCAAATTGCCGCGACCCACTCCAGAGGGACCAAGTTTATTTAGTGCAA GCTGAAGCTGCCTTTGCTTCCAAGGATTATCTCAGAGCAGCATCTTTCTATGCCAAA ATTAACTACGTATTGTCATTTGAGGAGATTACTCTGAAGTTTATTACTGTGAGCGAACAG GATGCTTTGAGAACTTTTTTACTGCGAAAGATTGATAATCTTGCAAAAGGAGATAAGTGCCAAATAACAATGATATCAACTTGGGCAACTGAATTATACTTGGACAAG ATAAATCGTCTACTCTTGGAAGATGACACTGCTTTGGATAACCATAGTTCAGAGTACCGATCAATAATAAAAGAGTTCTGTGCTTTTCTAAGTGACTGCAAGGATGTGTTGGATGAGGCAACTACAATGAAACTTTTAGAGAG TTATGGCCGAGTTGAAGAGTTGGTGTTTTTTGCCAGTTTAAAGGAGCAGTATGAAATTGTAATTCATCATTACATACAG CAAGGAGAAGCAAAGAAAGCATTGGAAGTGCTTCAGAAACCATCTGTTTCTTTAGATCTTCAG TACAAGTTTGCCCCAGACCTGATCATGCTTGATGCTTATGAAACCGTGGAGTCATGGATGACAACAAACAAACTCAACCCACGGAAACTGATTCCTGCAATGATGCGTTACTCAAGTGAACCTCATGCAAA GAACGAAACTCATGAAGTTATTAAATATTTGGAATACTGTGTTCATCGCTTGCATAATGAGGACCCCGGAGTTCACAATTTGCTTCTCACTCTGTATGCCAAGCAG GAAGATGATAGTGCATTATTGCGATTCCTACAATGCAAATTCGGAAAAGGGCGGGAAAATGGTCCTGATTTCTTTTATGATCCGAAGTATGCCTTACGTCTTTGCCTCAAGGAAAAGCGCATGCGTGCTTGTGTTCATATATACAGCATGATGTCTATGCATGAAGAAGCAGTTGCTCTTGCTCTACAG GTTGACCCAGAGCTTGCAATGGCTGAAGCTGATAAGGTTGAGGATGACGAAGATCTGAGGAAGAAACTTTGGCTAATGGTAGCCAAACATGTTATTGAACAGGAAAAGGGAGCTAAAAGGGACAACATACGCAAGGCCATAGCATTTCTCAAGGAAACTGATGGTCTTTTGAAGATAGAAGACATATTGCCATTCTTTCCAGACTTTGCCTTAATTGATGACTTTAAG GAGGCAATATGCTCATCATTAGAGGATTACAACAAGCAAATTGAACTACTGAAAGAGGAGATGAATGATGCAACACATGGTGCTGACAACATCAGAAATGATATCAGTGCACTTGCACAGAGATATGCTGTGATTGAATGTGAAGAGGAATGCGGG GTATGTAAGCGTAAAATATTAACGGCAGGTAGGGATTATCAAACACGTGGCTACACATCAGTGGGACCAATGCCACCTTTCTATGTCTTTCCATGTGGACACGCCTTTCATGCTCAGTGCTTAATTGCCCACGTGACCCGTTGTACAAATGAAACTCAA GCAGAGTACATACTGGACCTACAGAAGCAAATTACATTACTTGGTGGGGAGACCAGGAGAGATTCAAATGGTAGTCTAACAGAAGAATCCATATCCAGCATGACTCCTGTAGATAAG CTTCGGTTGCAGTTGGACGATGCCATAGCAAGTGAATGCCCATTTTGTGGAGAGTTGATGATTCGTGAGATATCTTTGCCTTTTATACTCCCTGAGGAAGCATATCAGATTACTTCATGGGAGATAAAACCACATAATCTTACAAATTTGAGGTCTCtttctttgcctttgtga
- the LOC133817685 gene encoding monooxygenase 2-like isoform X2, with product MEMIEDVVIVGAGIAGLATAVALKRVGVKALVLERSDGLRGTGAALTLFPNAWVALDALGVSQKLTSVYASFERIYVTNINTGEIQEIPSPGAISEGNEPRPVHRKALLKALADELPIDSIRFSSKITTIETEEDEGSSIAVVHMEDETIIKAKVLIGCDGVHSIVASWLGLAGLVHSGRSAVRGMAVFPQGHGLKQEVQQFVGAGKRAGFVPLTKTDIYWFITCASPDKDAYLGGDPEAIKREVLQKYANDLPELYQDIVNHSDLSTLTWAPLMFRKPWKVAFGNLCKQNITVAGDAMHPMTPDLGQGGCSALEDAVVLGRHIGACVAQNGGLVPRAMVKALSNYAEERRWRATWLITGSFLSGWVQHGGSMWGLKFFRDAIFYKFVFPKIASVMRYDCGKLA from the exons ATGGAAATGATTGAGGATGTGGTTATTGTGGGAGCAGGAATAGCTGGTTTAGCCACTGCAGTGGCACTGAAGAGAGTTGGGGTTAAGGCACTGGTTTTGGAGAGATCCGATGGGCTTCGAGGCACAGGTGCAGCTTTGACCCTCTTCCCAAACGCTTGGGTTGCCCTTGATGCCCTTGGTGTTTCTCAAAAGTTGACCTCCGTGTACGCCTCTTTTGAAAG AATATATGTAACCAATATCAATACTGGAGAAATTCAAGAAATCCCTTCGCCGGGAGCTATTAG TGAAGGAAATGAACCCAGACCTGTACACAGGAAAGCCTTGCTCAAGGCTCTTGCGGATGAACTTCCAATTGATTCTATTCGCTTTTCAAGCAAGATCACTACCATAGAAACAGAAGAAGATGAAGGTTCATCTATTGCTGTTGTTCACATGGAAGATGAAACTATCATTAAAGCAAAG GTATTGATTGGCTGTGATGGGGTGCACTCAATAGTGGCAAGTTGGTTGGGACTCGCTGGACTAGTTCATTCTGGTCGGTCAGCAGTTCGTGGAATGGCTGTGTTTCCTCAAGGCCATGGACTGAAGCAAGAAGTCCAGCAGTTTGTTGGTGCAGGCAAAAGGGCTGGTTTTGTTCCCCTCACTAAAACAGATATTTATTGGTTCATAACTTGTGCGTCTCCGGATAAAG ATGCATACTTGGGAGGAGACCCTGAAGCAATTAAGAGAGAAGTACTTCAAAAATATGCCAATGACTTGCCTGAACTATATCAAGACATTGTCAATCACTCTGATCTTTCAACATTGACTTGGGCACCATTAATGTTCAGGAAACCATGGAAGGTAGCATTTGGAAACTTATGCAAGCAAAACATCACGGTGGCCGGGGATGCCATGCATCCTATGACACCGGACTTGGGACAGGGTGGTTGCTCAGCACTTGAAGATGCTGTGGTGTTAGGCAGACACATTGGGGCATGTGTTGCgcaaaatggaggacttgtcccAAGAGCGATGGTTAAAGCATTATCTAATTATGCAGAGGAAAGAAGGTGGCGAGCCACTTGGTTGATCACTGGCTCCTTCTTATCAGGGTGGGTTCAGCATGGTGGCTCTATGTGGGGGCTGAAGTTTTTCAGGGATGCCATATTTTACAAATTTGTTTTCCCTAAGATTGCTAGTGTTATGCGTTATGATTGTGGGAAACTTGCCTAG
- the LOC133817685 gene encoding monooxygenase 2-like isoform X1, giving the protein MEMIEDVVIVGAGIAGLATAVALKRVGVKALVLERSDGLRGTGAALTLFPNAWVALDALGVSQKLTSVYASFERIYVTNINTGEIQEIPSPGAISSEGNEPRPVHRKALLKALADELPIDSIRFSSKITTIETEEDEGSSIAVVHMEDETIIKAKVLIGCDGVHSIVASWLGLAGLVHSGRSAVRGMAVFPQGHGLKQEVQQFVGAGKRAGFVPLTKTDIYWFITCASPDKDAYLGGDPEAIKREVLQKYANDLPELYQDIVNHSDLSTLTWAPLMFRKPWKVAFGNLCKQNITVAGDAMHPMTPDLGQGGCSALEDAVVLGRHIGACVAQNGGLVPRAMVKALSNYAEERRWRATWLITGSFLSGWVQHGGSMWGLKFFRDAIFYKFVFPKIASVMRYDCGKLA; this is encoded by the exons ATGGAAATGATTGAGGATGTGGTTATTGTGGGAGCAGGAATAGCTGGTTTAGCCACTGCAGTGGCACTGAAGAGAGTTGGGGTTAAGGCACTGGTTTTGGAGAGATCCGATGGGCTTCGAGGCACAGGTGCAGCTTTGACCCTCTTCCCAAACGCTTGGGTTGCCCTTGATGCCCTTGGTGTTTCTCAAAAGTTGACCTCCGTGTACGCCTCTTTTGAAAG AATATATGTAACCAATATCAATACTGGAGAAATTCAAGAAATCCCTTCGCCGGGAGCTATTAG CAGTGAAGGAAATGAACCCAGACCTGTACACAGGAAAGCCTTGCTCAAGGCTCTTGCGGATGAACTTCCAATTGATTCTATTCGCTTTTCAAGCAAGATCACTACCATAGAAACAGAAGAAGATGAAGGTTCATCTATTGCTGTTGTTCACATGGAAGATGAAACTATCATTAAAGCAAAG GTATTGATTGGCTGTGATGGGGTGCACTCAATAGTGGCAAGTTGGTTGGGACTCGCTGGACTAGTTCATTCTGGTCGGTCAGCAGTTCGTGGAATGGCTGTGTTTCCTCAAGGCCATGGACTGAAGCAAGAAGTCCAGCAGTTTGTTGGTGCAGGCAAAAGGGCTGGTTTTGTTCCCCTCACTAAAACAGATATTTATTGGTTCATAACTTGTGCGTCTCCGGATAAAG ATGCATACTTGGGAGGAGACCCTGAAGCAATTAAGAGAGAAGTACTTCAAAAATATGCCAATGACTTGCCTGAACTATATCAAGACATTGTCAATCACTCTGATCTTTCAACATTGACTTGGGCACCATTAATGTTCAGGAAACCATGGAAGGTAGCATTTGGAAACTTATGCAAGCAAAACATCACGGTGGCCGGGGATGCCATGCATCCTATGACACCGGACTTGGGACAGGGTGGTTGCTCAGCACTTGAAGATGCTGTGGTGTTAGGCAGACACATTGGGGCATGTGTTGCgcaaaatggaggacttgtcccAAGAGCGATGGTTAAAGCATTATCTAATTATGCAGAGGAAAGAAGGTGGCGAGCCACTTGGTTGATCACTGGCTCCTTCTTATCAGGGTGGGTTCAGCATGGTGGCTCTATGTGGGGGCTGAAGTTTTTCAGGGATGCCATATTTTACAAATTTGTTTTCCCTAAGATTGCTAGTGTTATGCGTTATGATTGTGGGAAACTTGCCTAG